In the genome of Nocardioides seonyuensis, one region contains:
- a CDS encoding M48 family metallopeptidase encodes MKTGDRTVGAVVFAVGGVGFLVASALLVPWSPVPGGAPDAVSAASVFAPEQVERAESFAWWARVWSWSSLAVHLVAVSVAGFTHRGRRLFARLPGRWFVQVVLAVALLETGLRVLTLPFTAAAHEHRLEHGLSTQSWSAWVRDVAVGQAVSITATSIGLVVVLGAARRWRRAWPAVVSLCMVTLVVAGSWLYPVVVEPLFNSFTPLPAGPLRTQILEVAEREGVSVDDVLVADASRRTTSLNAYVSGLDLPGLGETRRVVVYDTLVESLPQDQAVSVVAHEIAHARHDDVLIGTALGALGLGAASGLLPMLLGRRRQLGEAAAVPLLVALVAWGGVVAAPVENGISRRIETRADVDALKATGDPVAFGEMQKMLALRALADPTPPAWSQWWWGSHPTVLERLALTG; translated from the coding sequence ATGAAGACAGGGGACCGCACCGTCGGGGCTGTGGTGTTCGCGGTCGGCGGTGTCGGCTTCCTCGTGGCGTCAGCCCTGCTCGTCCCCTGGTCCCCGGTCCCCGGCGGAGCACCGGACGCCGTGAGTGCCGCCAGCGTGTTCGCTCCCGAACAGGTGGAGCGGGCCGAGTCGTTCGCGTGGTGGGCGCGAGTCTGGAGCTGGAGCTCCCTGGCAGTGCACCTCGTGGCCGTGAGCGTCGCCGGCTTCACGCACCGCGGCAGGCGACTGTTCGCCCGGCTGCCAGGGCGTTGGTTCGTCCAGGTCGTCCTGGCGGTGGCACTGCTCGAGACCGGCCTGCGTGTCCTCACCCTCCCCTTCACGGCAGCAGCCCATGAGCACAGGCTGGAGCACGGCCTGTCCACGCAGTCGTGGTCAGCCTGGGTCAGGGACGTGGCGGTCGGGCAGGCCGTGTCGATCACGGCGACCTCGATCGGGCTCGTGGTCGTGCTCGGCGCAGCGCGCCGCTGGCGCCGGGCCTGGCCCGCGGTCGTCAGCCTCTGCATGGTGACGCTCGTGGTGGCCGGTTCCTGGCTCTACCCCGTGGTCGTGGAGCCACTGTTCAACTCGTTCACACCCCTCCCGGCCGGCCCCCTGCGCACCCAGATCCTGGAGGTCGCCGAGCGGGAGGGTGTGTCGGTCGACGACGTCCTCGTGGCGGACGCGTCCCGGCGAACGACCTCGCTGAACGCCTACGTCTCGGGGCTGGACCTCCCCGGCCTCGGCGAGACGCGGCGTGTCGTCGTCTACGACACGCTCGTGGAGTCGCTGCCACAGGACCAGGCGGTGTCGGTGGTCGCCCACGAGATCGCTCACGCGCGCCATGACGACGTGTTGATCGGTACGGCGCTGGGGGCACTGGGGCTGGGCGCCGCGTCCGGGCTCCTGCCGATGCTCCTGGGGCGCCGGCGGCAGCTCGGTGAGGCGGCGGCGGTCCCGCTCCTGGTCGCCCTCGTGGCGTGGGGCGGGGTCGTCGCCGCCCCGGTGGAGAATGGGATCAGCCGGCGGATCGAGACACGCGCCGACGTGGATGCACTGAAGGCGACCGGTGATCCGGTCGCCTTCGGTGAGATGCAGAAGATGCTGGCACTGCGCGCCCTGGCGGATCCGACTCCGCCGGCGTGGTCGCAGTGGTGGTGGGGGAGTCACCCCACGGTGCTGGAGAGGCTCGCTCTCACGGGTTGA
- a CDS encoding C40 family peptidase, translating into MAFARKRLSATALGLTAISAAALVPVAPAQADPDIQDVEARVESLYHQAEQAQERFHDAKLDLAGLRKDSADLKADQRRQSNRLESIRSQVSDAVVRQIQGEGLSTVSQVVVADDPDAFLGTLSTMSSFDDLQQSMLDDYRVELEALEIRQEATDDRAAEIAELTEQLDEEQREVDAKLAEAESLLDDLEAEERERLTSRSTSTRLPTNVPASGRAGAAVSYALAQVGDAYVYGAMGESAFDCSGLTMRAWAQAGVALPHSSSAQYSSGPHVAASDLQPGDLVFYYSPISHVGIYIGNGMIVHAANPGTGVAVSGLYSMPYVGAVRPG; encoded by the coding sequence GTGGCTTTCGCCCGCAAGCGTCTCAGCGCCACCGCACTCGGCCTGACCGCGATCAGTGCCGCTGCCCTCGTTCCCGTGGCCCCCGCCCAGGCCGACCCCGACATCCAGGATGTCGAGGCGAGGGTCGAGAGCCTCTACCACCAGGCCGAGCAGGCCCAGGAGCGGTTCCACGACGCCAAGCTCGACCTGGCCGGGTTGCGCAAGGACTCGGCCGACCTCAAGGCCGACCAGCGCCGCCAGAGCAACCGCCTCGAGTCCATTCGCTCCCAGGTCAGCGACGCGGTCGTGCGGCAGATCCAGGGCGAAGGCCTCTCCACGGTGAGCCAGGTCGTCGTCGCGGACGACCCCGACGCCTTCTTGGGCACGCTCTCGACGATGTCGTCCTTCGACGACCTGCAGCAGTCGATGCTCGATGACTACCGCGTCGAGCTCGAGGCCCTGGAGATCCGCCAGGAGGCCACCGACGACCGCGCGGCCGAGATCGCCGAGCTCACCGAGCAGCTCGACGAGGAGCAGCGGGAGGTCGACGCCAAGCTGGCCGAGGCCGAGTCCCTCCTCGACGACCTGGAGGCTGAGGAGCGCGAACGCCTCACCTCCCGCTCCACCTCCACGCGGCTTCCCACCAACGTCCCGGCCTCGGGTCGCGCCGGCGCAGCCGTGTCCTACGCACTCGCCCAGGTCGGCGACGCCTACGTCTACGGCGCGATGGGCGAGAGCGCCTTCGACTGCAGCGGCCTGACCATGCGCGCCTGGGCCCAGGCGGGTGTCGCGCTGCCCCACTCCTCCAGCGCCCAGTACTCCTCAGGTCCCCACGTCGCCGCCAGCGACCTGCAGCCCGGTGACCTGGTGTTCTACTACAGCCCCATCAGCCACGTCGGGATCTACATCGGCAACGGCATGATCGTGCACGCCGCCAACCCCGGCACCGGCGTGGCCGTCTCCGGCCTCTACTCCATGCCCTACGTGGGTGCGGTCCGTCCTGGCTGA
- a CDS encoding Flp family type IVb pilin, whose protein sequence is MIEKFITLMLIGRDEEKGATAVEYGLMVALIAVVIIGAVTALGGSINAMFNAAAAAI, encoded by the coding sequence ATGATCGAGAAGTTCATCACCCTCATGCTCATCGGTCGCGACGAGGAGAAGGGCGCCACCGCCGTGGAGTACGGCCTGATGGTCGCGCTCATCGCCGTCGTCATCATCGGCGCCGTCACCGCGCTCGGTGGCAGCATCAACGCGATGTTCAACGCCGCCGCGGCCGCGATCTGA
- a CDS encoding response regulator transcription factor, with amino-acid sequence MSTSVLLIDDHELIRQGLARAFERDDAMHVVGQAGGVAEGVRLYEDLQPDVVVTDLQLPDGHGLDVVRAVRALSDKVGVVVLTMHAGDEQIFAAMEAGASGFVGKDSKATEVVSAAKHAAVAPRTFLCSGLSAAMMRRATTPATPKLSTREEEVLRLLADGLGTGEIAAKLFMSESTAKTHITHIYQKLGAANRAQALVTAMRAGLLDHLSPERF; translated from the coding sequence ATGAGCACGTCAGTCCTGCTGATTGACGATCACGAGCTGATCCGCCAAGGACTCGCCAGGGCCTTCGAACGGGACGACGCCATGCACGTCGTCGGCCAGGCCGGGGGTGTGGCCGAGGGGGTGCGCCTGTACGAGGACCTGCAGCCCGACGTCGTCGTGACGGACCTGCAGCTTCCCGACGGCCACGGTCTCGACGTCGTGCGGGCCGTCCGCGCCTTGAGCGACAAGGTCGGGGTCGTGGTCCTCACGATGCATGCCGGTGACGAGCAGATCTTCGCCGCGATGGAGGCCGGCGCCTCCGGGTTCGTCGGCAAGGACAGCAAGGCGACCGAGGTGGTGAGCGCCGCCAAGCACGCGGCGGTGGCACCCCGCACGTTCCTCTGCTCGGGGCTCTCTGCCGCCATGATGCGTCGTGCGACCACTCCGGCCACACCGAAGCTCTCCACGCGCGAGGAAGAGGTGCTTCGCCTCCTGGCGGACGGCCTGGGCACGGGTGAGATCGCCGCCAAGCTGTTCATGAGCGAGTCGACCGCCAAGACCCACATCACCCACATCTACCAGAAGCTCGGTGCCGCAAACCGGGCCCAGGCACTGGTGACGGCGATGCGTGCTGGACTGCTCGACCATCTCTCTCCTGAGCGCTTCTGA
- a CDS encoding Flp family type IVb pilin → MESPSSHRDERGATSVEYALMIGLITVVIVGAVTLFGIGVRDLFFIPAGVLNP, encoded by the coding sequence ATGGAGTCACCCTCGAGCCACCGCGACGAGCGGGGCGCGACCTCGGTCGAGTACGCCCTCATGATCGGCCTCATCACAGTCGTCATCGTCGGAGCAGTGACTCTCTTCGGCATCGGCGTGCGGGACCTTTTCTTCATCCCCGCCGGCGTCCTCAACCCGTGA